A genomic window from Micromonospora violae includes:
- a CDS encoding MBL fold metallo-hydrolase yields the protein MRLTVLGCAGSFPGPESPCSAYLVEADGFRLLVDFGSGSMSSLQRYAGLHAPDAILLTHLHCDHIQDAVTYVVVRRYAPEGPHPALPMYAPAGAPDQLSAAYHDDGPLEDVYQFYALEPGTFPIGPFAVTVDRVNHPIETYGVRLEHGGRSLCYSSDTAPCEALLRLAQNADVFLCEASYLDGVDNPPDLHLTGREAGEAATKAAVGRLLLTHLVAAWGSEAHTLESAASAYSGPLEVVRPGASYDV from the coding sequence ATGCGACTGACCGTCCTTGGTTGCGCCGGTAGCTTCCCCGGCCCCGAGTCGCCGTGCTCGGCGTACCTCGTCGAGGCCGACGGCTTCCGGCTCCTGGTCGACTTCGGCTCCGGGTCGATGTCCAGCCTCCAGCGGTACGCGGGGTTGCACGCCCCGGACGCGATCCTGCTGACCCACCTGCACTGCGATCACATCCAGGACGCAGTGACGTACGTGGTGGTCCGCCGGTACGCCCCCGAGGGCCCCCACCCGGCCCTGCCGATGTACGCGCCCGCCGGTGCTCCCGACCAGCTCAGCGCCGCGTATCACGACGACGGCCCGTTGGAGGACGTCTACCAGTTCTACGCGCTCGAACCGGGCACCTTCCCGATCGGCCCGTTCGCGGTCACCGTCGACCGGGTGAACCATCCGATCGAGACGTACGGCGTGCGGTTGGAACACGGCGGCAGATCGCTGTGCTACTCGTCGGACACCGCGCCCTGCGAGGCGCTGCTGCGGCTGGCCCAGAACGCCGACGTGTTCCTCTGCGAGGCCAGTTACCTCGACGGCGTGGACAATCCGCCGGATCTGCACCTGACCGGCCGGGAGGCCGGTGAGGCGGCGACCAAGGCCGCGGTGGGCAGGCTGCTGCTCACCCACCTGGTGGCCGCCTGGGGCAGTGAGGCGCACACGCTGGAGTCGGCCGCCTCCGCGTACAGCGGGCCGCTCGAGGTGGTCCGGCCCGGCGCCAGCTACGACGTCTGA
- the rph gene encoding ribonuclease PH: MARPDGRGPSQLRPVTLTRAWSTHPEGSVLVEFGNTRVLCTASVTEGVPRWRKGSGLGWVTAEYAMLPRATNTRSDRESVKGRVGGRTHEISRLVGRSLRASIDLKALGENSIVLDCDVLQADGGTRTAAITGAYVALHDAVGWLAARKALVGKPEKVMHRSVAAVSVGIIAGEPRLDLCYEEDVAAEVDMNVVCTGAGDFVEVQGTGEAGVFARDQLDSLLDLAVAGCAELAEAQRKALA, translated from the coding sequence ATGGCGCGACCTGACGGGCGAGGGCCCTCTCAACTTCGACCGGTGACCCTGACCCGAGCCTGGAGCACCCATCCGGAGGGCTCGGTGCTCGTCGAGTTCGGTAACACCCGGGTGCTCTGCACGGCGAGTGTCACCGAGGGGGTGCCCCGCTGGCGCAAGGGCTCCGGGCTCGGCTGGGTGACCGCCGAGTACGCGATGCTGCCCCGGGCGACCAACACCCGCTCCGACCGGGAGAGCGTCAAGGGCCGGGTCGGTGGCCGTACCCACGAGATCTCCCGGCTGGTCGGGCGCAGCCTGCGGGCCAGCATCGACCTCAAGGCGCTCGGCGAGAACTCGATCGTGCTCGACTGCGACGTGCTCCAGGCCGACGGCGGCACCCGCACGGCCGCGATCACCGGCGCGTACGTCGCGTTGCACGACGCGGTGGGCTGGCTCGCCGCCCGCAAGGCGCTGGTCGGTAAGCCGGAGAAGGTGATGCACCGTTCGGTGGCCGCAGTCAGCGTGGGGATCATCGCGGGGGAGCCCCGGCTCGACCTCTGCTACGAGGAGGACGTCGCCGCCGAGGTGGACATGAACGTGGTGTGCACCGGCGCGGGCGACTTCGTCGAGGTGCAGGGCACCGGTGAGGCGGGCGTCTTCGCCCGCGACCAGCTCGACAGTCTGCTCGACCTGGCCGTCGCCGGCTGCGCCGAGTTGGCCGAAGCCCAGCGAAAGGCACTCGCATGA
- the rdgB gene encoding RdgB/HAM1 family non-canonical purine NTP pyrophosphatase, producing MNKVLLATRNRKKLVELQRILDGALGAQRIALLGLDDVEQYTELPETGLTFGENALIKAREGCRRSGLPTIADDSGLAVDALNGMPGVFSARWSGQHGDDRANLQLVLDQIADVPDEQRAASFVCTVALVLPGGKEHLVDGRQSGRVLRAPRGDGGFGYDPIFLGDGQDRTNAELTPAEKDAISHRGKALRELAKLVAKVLPPAV from the coding sequence ATGAACAAGGTCCTGCTCGCCACGCGTAACCGCAAGAAGCTCGTCGAGTTGCAGCGCATCCTGGACGGCGCGCTGGGCGCGCAGCGGATCGCCCTGCTCGGGCTGGACGACGTCGAGCAGTACACGGAGCTGCCCGAGACCGGCCTGACCTTCGGCGAGAACGCGTTGATCAAGGCGCGGGAGGGGTGCCGGCGGAGCGGGCTGCCGACCATCGCCGACGACTCGGGGCTCGCGGTCGACGCGCTCAACGGGATGCCGGGGGTGTTCAGCGCCCGCTGGTCCGGCCAGCACGGCGACGACCGGGCCAACCTTCAGCTGGTGCTGGACCAGATCGCCGATGTGCCGGACGAGCAGCGGGCCGCGTCGTTCGTCTGCACGGTGGCGTTGGTGCTGCCCGGCGGCAAGGAGCACCTCGTCGACGGCCGGCAGTCCGGACGGGTGCTGCGCGCGCCGCGCGGTGACGGCGGGTTCGGCTACGACCCGATCTTCCTGGGCGACGGTCAGGACCGGACGAACGCCGAGCTGACCCCGGCGGAGAAGGACGCGATCAGCCACCGGGGCAAGGCGCTGCGCGAGCTGGCCAAGCTGGTCGCGAAGGTGCTGCCGCCCGCCGTCTGA
- the hutH gene encoding histidine ammonia-lyase, producing the protein MTNVTIQPTGITADDVLAVARGTATVVLAPATIDAMATSRAIVDGIESSGRPVYGVSTGFGALANTFIAPERRAELQHALIRSHAAGVGAPMPREVVRAMMLLRVRSLALGRSGVRPLVAEALVDLLNHDITPWVPEHGSLGASGDLAPLAHCALVLLGEGWVLGPAGERQDAADALTAAGLKPIELAAKEGLALINGTDGMLGMLLLAIHDAAHLFAMADVTAALAIEAMLGSERPFLPELHAIRPHPGQAASAANIHRLLQDSRVMDSHRDDLAHAVQDAYSMRCAPQVAGAARDTLDFVRTVAARELVSVVDNPVVLPDGRVESTGNFHGAPLGFAGDFLAIAAAEVGAIAERRVDRLLDVTRSRELPAFLSPDAGVNSGLMIAQYTAAGIVAENRRLAAPASVDSLPTSGMQEDHVSMGWAAAKKLRTVLDNLTSLLAVELLAGVRGLQLRAPLEPSPAGRAAVAALGAAAGEPGPDVFLAPVMEAARAVIAGPELRAAIEREIGPLG; encoded by the coding sequence ATGACGAACGTGACCATCCAGCCCACCGGGATCACCGCCGACGACGTGCTCGCGGTGGCCCGCGGCACCGCCACGGTCGTCCTCGCCCCGGCCACCATCGACGCGATGGCGACCAGCCGGGCCATCGTGGACGGCATCGAGTCGTCGGGCCGTCCCGTCTACGGGGTCTCCACCGGATTCGGGGCGTTGGCCAACACCTTCATCGCCCCGGAGCGGCGGGCCGAGCTGCAACACGCGCTGATCCGGTCGCACGCCGCCGGGGTGGGCGCCCCGATGCCGCGCGAGGTGGTCCGGGCCATGATGCTGCTGCGGGTCCGCTCCCTCGCCCTGGGCCGCTCCGGGGTCCGGCCGCTGGTCGCCGAGGCCCTGGTCGACCTGCTCAACCACGACATCACCCCGTGGGTGCCGGAGCACGGCTCGCTGGGCGCCTCCGGCGACCTGGCCCCGCTGGCGCACTGCGCGCTGGTGCTGCTCGGCGAGGGCTGGGTCCTCGGCCCGGCCGGTGAGCGGCAGGACGCGGCCGACGCGTTGACCGCCGCCGGGCTCAAGCCGATCGAGCTCGCCGCCAAGGAGGGGCTGGCGCTGATCAACGGCACCGACGGCATGCTCGGCATGCTGCTGCTGGCCATCCACGACGCGGCGCACCTGTTCGCCATGGCCGACGTGACGGCCGCGCTGGCCATCGAGGCGATGCTCGGCTCGGAGCGGCCGTTCCTTCCCGAGCTGCACGCCATCCGACCGCACCCCGGTCAGGCGGCGTCGGCGGCGAACATCCACCGGTTGTTGCAGGACTCCCGGGTGATGGACTCCCACCGCGACGACCTGGCGCACGCCGTGCAGGACGCGTACTCGATGCGCTGCGCGCCGCAGGTGGCCGGCGCGGCCCGGGACACCCTGGACTTCGTCCGCACGGTCGCGGCCCGGGAGCTGGTGTCCGTGGTGGACAACCCGGTGGTGCTGCCGGACGGCCGGGTCGAGTCGACCGGCAACTTCCACGGCGCGCCGCTCGGCTTCGCCGGGGACTTCCTCGCCATCGCCGCCGCCGAGGTGGGCGCGATCGCCGAGCGGCGGGTCGACCGGCTGCTCGACGTCACCCGCTCCCGGGAACTACCGGCGTTCCTCTCCCCCGACGCCGGGGTCAATTCCGGGCTGATGATCGCCCAGTACACGGCCGCCGGGATCGTCGCCGAGAACCGTCGGCTGGCCGCCCCCGCCTCGGTGGACTCGTTACCCACCAGCGGGATGCAGGAGGACCACGTCTCGATGGGCTGGGCGGCGGCCAAGAAGCTGCGGACCGTACTGGACAACCTCACCAGCCTGCTCGCTGTGGAACTGCTGGCCGGCGTACGCGGCCTGCAACTGCGCGCCCCGTTGGAGCCGTCCCCGGCCGGCCGGGCGGCCGTCGCCGCGCTCGGTGCGGCAGCCGGCGAGCCCGGCCCGGACGTGTTCCTCGCCCCGGTGATGGAGGCGGCCCGCGCCGTCATCGCCGGGCCGGAGTTGCGCGCCGCCATCGAACGAGAGATCGGCCCGCTGGGCTGA
- the hutI gene encoding imidazolonepropionase, producing MSSLLVDNIGELVTNGAGEGPLGIRRNAAVLVEEGRVVWVGPSAYAPAADHHVDAGGAAVLPGFVDSHAHLVFAGDRAAEFAARMAGQPYTGGGIRTTVGATRAATDDELRATVRRLRGEALRQGTTTIEIKSGYGLTVADEARSLRIAAETSTETTFLGAHVVPAEYADRPDDYVGLVCGPMLAAAAPYAKWIDVFCERGAFDVDHARAILACGQAAGLGVRLHANQLGPGPGVRLGVELDAASVDHCTHLSDADVAALAGTAHSDGSGTRTVATLLPGAEFSTRSPYPDARRLLDAGVTVALATDCNPGSSYTSSMPFCIALAVREMRMTPAEAVWAATAGGARALRRDDIGVLTPGARADLVVLDAPSHLHLAYRPGVPLIRQVIRNGVPQ from the coding sequence ATGAGCAGCCTGCTGGTCGACAACATCGGGGAGCTGGTCACCAACGGTGCCGGCGAGGGCCCACTCGGCATCCGCCGCAACGCCGCCGTGCTGGTCGAGGAGGGCCGGGTGGTCTGGGTCGGGCCGTCCGCGTACGCGCCGGCCGCCGATCACCACGTCGACGCCGGTGGGGCGGCCGTGCTGCCCGGCTTCGTGGACAGCCACGCCCACCTGGTCTTCGCCGGGGACCGGGCCGCCGAGTTCGCCGCCCGGATGGCCGGTCAGCCCTACACCGGCGGCGGCATCCGGACCACGGTCGGCGCGACCCGGGCCGCCACCGACGACGAGCTACGGGCCACCGTGCGCCGGCTGCGCGGGGAGGCGCTGCGCCAGGGCACCACCACCATCGAGATCAAGAGTGGGTACGGCCTGACCGTCGCCGACGAGGCCCGCTCGCTGCGGATCGCCGCCGAGACCAGCACCGAGACCACCTTCCTGGGCGCACACGTGGTGCCCGCCGAGTACGCCGACCGTCCCGACGACTACGTCGGACTGGTCTGCGGGCCGATGCTGGCCGCCGCCGCACCGTACGCGAAGTGGATCGACGTGTTCTGCGAGCGGGGCGCCTTCGACGTGGACCACGCGCGCGCCATCCTGGCCTGCGGTCAGGCCGCCGGGCTGGGCGTACGGCTGCACGCCAACCAGCTCGGCCCCGGCCCGGGGGTACGGCTCGGCGTGGAGCTGGACGCGGCCAGCGTCGACCACTGCACCCACCTGAGCGACGCTGACGTGGCCGCGCTGGCCGGCACGGCCCACAGTGACGGGTCGGGCACGCGCACGGTGGCGACCCTGCTGCCCGGTGCGGAGTTCTCCACCCGCTCGCCCTACCCGGACGCCCGCCGGCTGCTCGACGCCGGTGTCACAGTGGCGTTGGCGACGGACTGCAACCCCGGCTCGTCGTACACGTCGTCGATGCCGTTCTGCATCGCCCTCGCGGTCCGCGAGATGCGGATGACCCCGGCGGAGGCGGTCTGGGCCGCGACCGCCGGCGGCGCGCGGGCGCTGCGCCGCGACGACATCGGTGTCCTCACCCCCGGCGCGCGGGCCGACCTCGTCGTCCTCGACGCGCCGTCACACCTGCACCTGGCCTACCGGCCCGGCGTCCCCCTGATCCGCCAGGTAATACGCAACGGAGTTCCGCAATGA
- a CDS encoding formimidoylglutamate deiminase: MTTARWLAQYAWLPEHAEPTPDVLIEVEAGRITGVTPLTPGSRPPAGVEVYADAVPLPGLTLPGLANAHSHAFHRALRGRTHGGRGDFWSWRDQMYAVADRLDPDTYLALARAVYAEMALAGVTCVGEFHYLHHRPDGGAYDDPNAMGAALVEAAAHAGIRLALLDACYLTSTVDGRPLAGPQRRFGDGDAGRWAERVTAFQPTDAHARVGAAVHSVRAVPADQLRTIADWARERQAPLHVHLSEQPAENDDCRAVHGRTPTALLAEHGVLGPATTAVHATHPTSADLTLLADSRTGVCLCPTTERDLADGIGPARRMADAGIRLSLGSDSHAVVDLFEEARAVELDERLRTRRRGHFAPLDLLTAASVAGHAALGWADAGRIAVGARADLVTVRLDSARTAGVPPVGAFFAAGAADVAQVVVDGRVVVAEGRHLTVDVPAELSAAIEAVLPS, encoded by the coding sequence ATGACCACCGCCCGCTGGCTCGCCCAGTACGCCTGGCTGCCCGAGCACGCCGAACCGACGCCGGACGTGCTCATCGAGGTCGAAGCCGGCCGGATCACCGGGGTCACGCCGTTGACGCCGGGCAGCCGGCCACCGGCCGGGGTCGAGGTGTACGCCGACGCGGTGCCACTGCCCGGCCTGACCCTCCCGGGTCTGGCCAACGCCCACTCGCACGCGTTCCACCGGGCGCTGCGCGGGCGCACCCACGGCGGTCGGGGTGACTTCTGGAGCTGGCGGGACCAGATGTACGCCGTCGCGGACCGGCTGGACCCGGACACCTACCTGGCCCTGGCCCGCGCGGTCTACGCCGAGATGGCGCTCGCCGGGGTCACCTGCGTGGGCGAGTTCCACTACCTGCACCACCGGCCGGACGGCGGGGCGTACGACGACCCGAACGCGATGGGGGCGGCGCTGGTGGAGGCCGCCGCGCACGCCGGGATCCGGCTCGCCCTGCTGGACGCCTGCTACCTGACCTCCACGGTGGACGGTCGACCCCTCGCCGGGCCGCAGCGCCGCTTCGGCGACGGGGACGCCGGCCGCTGGGCCGAGCGGGTCACGGCGTTCCAGCCGACCGACGCACACGCCCGGGTCGGCGCGGCCGTGCACTCGGTGCGGGCGGTCCCCGCCGACCAGTTGCGCACGATCGCCGACTGGGCCCGGGAGCGGCAGGCGCCGCTGCACGTGCACCTCTCCGAGCAGCCCGCCGAGAACGACGACTGCCGGGCCGTGCACGGGCGCACACCCACCGCGCTCCTCGCCGAGCACGGCGTGCTCGGGCCGGCCACCACCGCCGTGCACGCCACCCACCCCACCAGCGCGGACCTGACCCTGCTCGCCGACAGCCGGACCGGGGTGTGCCTCTGCCCGACCACCGAGCGGGACCTCGCCGACGGCATCGGCCCGGCCCGACGGATGGCCGACGCGGGCATCCGGTTGAGCCTCGGCAGCGACAGCCACGCCGTGGTCGACCTGTTCGAGGAGGCCCGCGCGGTGGAGCTGGACGAGCGGCTACGGACCCGCCGGCGCGGCCACTTCGCGCCGCTCGACCTGCTGACGGCGGCCAGCGTCGCCGGACACGCCGCGCTGGGCTGGGCCGACGCCGGCAGGATCGCGGTGGGTGCCCGTGCCGACCTGGTGACCGTACGCCTGGACAGCGCCCGCACCGCCGGGGTGCCGCCGGTGGGCGCGTTCTTCGCGGCCGGCGCGGCGGACGTCGCGCAGGTCGTCGTGGATGGCCGGGTGGTGGTGGCCGAGGGCCGACACCTGACCGTCGACGTGCCGGCGGAACTGTCGGCCGCGATCGAGGCGGTGCTCCCCTCATGA